One Thermodesulfovibrionales bacterium genomic window carries:
- the fliE gene encoding flagellar hook-basal body complex protein FliE, with protein sequence MSEIRVNNLLHVRENPSTVKSEDRGDSFSLLLREAIGKLEQIQSDADRAVRELATGGDITQAVIAMQKAELSFQLMIEVRNRLLSAYEEIQRMQV encoded by the coding sequence CCGAGATAAGGGTAAATAATCTTCTGCATGTAAGAGAGAATCCATCAACAGTAAAGAGTGAAGACAGAGGAGATTCCTTTTCCCTTCTTTTAAGAGAGGCTATAGGGAAACTCGAGCAGATACAGTCTGATGCAGACAGAGCTGTCAGGGAACTTGCCACTGGTGGTGATATAACACAGGCAGTAATAGCTATGCAGAAGGCTGAACTCTCCTTTCAATTAATGATAGAGGTAAGGAACAGGCTGCTCAGTGCCTATGAAGAGATACAGAGGATGCAGGTCTGA